Within Dermacentor albipictus isolate Rhodes 1998 colony chromosome 3, USDA_Dalb.pri_finalv2, whole genome shotgun sequence, the genomic segment ATCTTCAGAATGCGCTCGCCGCCGCCCGCGCGCAGGAAGCAGCCGACCACGTAGGCGGCGAAGGAGCCGTACGTGTTGACGTGGTCCTTCAGGTAGACCACGCACACGAGCTGCGGGAAGAGGATCACGTAGACCAGGTCCGAGGAGAGGTACCACAGGGAGTAGATGGATTCGGCCGTGAGCGCCATGAACGTGGCCAGCGCGCCCACCAGCACAATGGACACGCGCATCACGTAGATCACCTCCTTCTCCGTGGCCTGCCAAGCACGGAATGCCAATTGAACGGACACTCTACAGACAAGAATTGCATCACGCTGGAAGGGAATATTGCTATTCTAAATAACACGAATACTTATACTGCAGAATAAatcgaaaaagaaggaaaaacacATATAACCTGTTGCATCTCCTCAAGGGGCAACACGTACGTTACTCGCTAATACTCAGTTCAACACGTTGAGAATCAAGCAATACGCATAATTTTAGCCGTTTTATGTCTCAGAAACCTGCGTTACATTTTACGCATAACATTTTAACAATACAGAATCTGAAAAGATATAGCGGAATTTTTATGTTTAAGTACGTGTCCGGAAAGCTTCTATTTCCTTTGCTGCATCCTAGTTAATTTCGTCATGTTCCATCGACACTTCTTGTTACATAATATAACTACTTATTACTTCCGCCCACACCTAATTACGGCAAGCTCACTGCAAATATTTACCGTGTTCCAAAGTGGAATTCATTGCAGGCTGGCATAAAGAAGGGTTCTGTTAATTCATTTAAAAGGAATTTGCGTTTATATGGGCTAAATAGACATTTAAATTTTCATTATTCTATTTATTTGCAACGTTCTTCTGTATGTTTAGACTTGTAGAATGAATATCGTATTTTTCATATTCTGGTTGTTCGTAACGTTTTATATACTGAAAGTTGCTCTACAGTGCATGATGTTACAGCTGCTCTACATGTTCTGAATAGCCTGATGCTGTTCATTGTATAGTTATTTTAGAGGGCAGCACTTAGCCGCCCAtacctgcggcgagcgtcggcgttgtccctcggcgtaaccgagcgaacgggcacagagaaagatgaaagcgaacgctgggcgcagcgtgagaagaaaagtgcaGTGCCGCGTAAGGCTAGCGACAACCGCTACACGATGGCGCCAGAGGAGCGGGCCCTCATCTGTGcaccgatggcatgcggtgaTCGCATCGCACGATACTAATTATGGAAACAACGCGTTGCATGAGCGGAGGCCTGTCTGAGACGGCTGCTGTGAactgcgcccacgcgtcacccacacgctgcctGTCGGAATCTCCCAACTAGCGACGCAGTCGCGTGACGCTTCACTCCATtttcaacgtgccgcacgagacagattgtccgcgccaggcaatatatcgcaaaatgaaaacgcaTATAGAGCTGCGTTTGTATTTTGCATTAAGGAGTATCGGTGAATCATCGACGAGTGTTTTCTTTGACGTAAGCATTACCAAAGGTTCTCGCACATTACAACTTTTCGCAGTGAGACCTCTTTCTGCATTTATGTCGtctttgaaaagaatattttgaaattacaaaaataacaaataaaacaaTACTCGTATTTCGGTTGTCCTCACGCAAAGGCGGTGACACCACGACTTAGTCGCTGCGTCACGTTACACGTCGCAGTCTCCTCGGTGATAAGGCTTCTTTATCCGGAAATATCGGCCAAGGTCAATCATTTATATTGTAATAAGGAGCGATAACCCCTTGGAAAGAATTCTCTCATTTCAAACGGTACGTACCGATTGCTGTAACAAGTAAGTATAATCACCGCCTCTACATAGCATAATCCGCTGCGTCATTATTACGTGATTATTGCGGCAATGGCCATTCATCTGAAACGCACATCCTCTGCTCCAACTTTTAAATTCAGCGAACCGTAGTGGCAGCTGCACGTGTGTGCACCCTGTGCCTTCTGCGATGATTACCCACCGCAGGAAATCCACAGTGCCATGTGACGTTCTGCACTATTGGCTACAGAACGAAGCTGCACGCTAGCCCACCCCTGTTAgccaagtagaaaaaaaaaagaaagggaccgGGCGGAGCACGCACGTTCTGCCTGATGCCGAGTTTGTAGATATTCCAGGCGAACATGGATGCCGCGCTGAGGATGGACGAGTCCGAAGAGGACATCACCGCCGCGGAGACGGCGCCCAGCCCCATGGCGGAGACGAAGCCGGGCGTCAGGTACTGCAGCACCAGCGGCAACGTCAGCGACGTCGCATCGCCCGTCAGTGGAACGGCCTTCGTGTAGCCCACCTGCGTGAAGTCTGCACGCAAGGGAAGGGAAAAGAGTTGGCGGTGCGAATACGCGTCGGTGAAGGCGAGTCATGCATGGGGCAAGAACTGATTAGAAACAGAAAATACCGTTCTCATGCGGCATATGCATAGCGTCTCGAATTCCATCTGAGCATGGCAGCTTCATGTAGCGGTGCAAAGTACGGCGATTAACTTGAAACAGCCGCCGTGATAACTCCACACAATGGGTCCTGCTATTTCTCCCACGCGCGGTACGTGCCGTTCGTTGTGATCGCCACGCATTTCCTGTCCCATCGGTCACCGAGTGGCACATCCATGCAGGCTACGTCCATCGGCTATGAATGCCCTCTCTCTGCAGCCTTTCCTTTACACCTGAAGCGTATTTGATACTGCACCGGGCGGGCTGGTTGATAAGACCCAATTCTGTAGTGCAATGGACTTGGGGCCTTTATTTCTACTCCGTGAGTCTGGCAATTACAAGTCGCTGGCACTGGCCGCGCACTCTGCTTTCCCCTGCGTAGCATTGCTGCACTCACTGGCCGCCTTGGCGACGGCGCCGATGATGACGGGCGGGATGGCCATGAACAGGCAGCCGAACGCCGCCATGTACGACAGCAGCTCGGCACCCTCGGCCGTGCGGCTCGAGAGAACCCGCTGGAAGTAGACCTGCGTGCGCAGCGCGTTGAGTGTGTTGCAGAGCGACAGGTAGTAAGGAGAGAGACGGCGGGACGCTTTTAGCAGGGAAATTTGGTTTAGTCGGTGAACTTTGACATCGAAAAAGCCGCGCTAGAGCAGGCAAGGACTTCACTCGACCGTTCCTTAGACATGCAGGACATTGCCACATATAACATGCTTTCGTCCCGGTCTACGTCTCTAGCACATATTCTATATGTCACTGAGTCCCCTTCTATTGACGCAGTGTTTTTCGAGCAAGTACTGCGAAGATAGGCGACTTTCACGAACGCTACAGAAAAGCCATTAGCCTCACGTTCGCAGGTCCGTGCACCATTGGAAAACGCGCGGTGAAAAGTACACGCAGCAACAATATTTTCCGCTGAATGCGAGAGGGTATTTGTGTTCCTGTTGTCGCAGGAGGGTAGTGCACTATTCGGGTACAGGCATAAAGGAGGTCGCTACACGAGTGGTGACAAGTCGGTTCGGGAAGCATGGTCCACCAACCTGCCAGGGCACGCCGCCCATCATGAGAAGCAGCATGTTGTCCCAGTAGGTGCCGAAGTCCTTCCACTCGACGCTGCCCACGAAGTCGTTCCTCGGGTACGAGATCGGGCCGACCGCCTCGTGGAACATGGCAAACGGCACCGACAGCCACTGAGCGAAGAAGGGCAAAGATGCGCCATCAGCCATGTGCCATGTGATCAATATAGGAAATCGTGATTACACTACTGAAGACTGTGGTACTGAAGTTACATAAACAGGGCAAGAGCGCCtcggaaaggctggccaacgttacAGTAGGTGGACTTATCTTTGTCAAAGGTGCCTTGTCAACCCTCCAACAATGACAAGGCCGCCTTCGAGTAGATAGGTCCACCTAACGAAATGttagccagcctttctgaggcactttagcCCTGTTTACATAACTTCAATATCAAGGTGTGAAACTTCAGCTGTCAGCTCCCTCCTTAAATTAGGCTTCTGAAGGGACGTTAGTAAGAAAACAATTCCAGAACGCCGTGCCTTAAGGCATGGTCTAGGACCTTATGTAGGACCTTACGAGGTCCTAGAATATGCAGATGCCTCTTGCTTTCGTCACACACAGTAGCACTTATGGAGAATGTTGAGCAGGGAAGACAAGCAAAGAACTGCATACCAGGCCAAAGAAGATGGCCAGGAGCTGGATGACGTCCGTGTAGGCGACCGAGTAGAGGCCGCCCGTGAACGTGTAGAAAAGGGCGATGCACGCCGACGCGACCACCGACTCTGTGCGCTCAAAGTCCATGATGACCTCCACGGTTGCGCCTGCGCAGTGAATAATTGGAAGGCGATTCAACCATCCAGTTGGAAGGGCATCAAAGACAAGGTCTTCCTGAGAAAGTTGGGGGACAATAGGCACGGCCACAGCCCACGGCGCGTACAGCTTCAGCGCTCACGTGGGGAGAGTAGGAGGTGAGTAGGAgtgcctaatttttttttactgtacagtaagctctcagttgtacgaacgccggtttatcgaatatttcagaatgaCGAACTTTTTAAATatccccggcagttttcttatagattctatgcGAAAATGTTTCACCCaaacgaatttcggaacagtGAATATTTCAatttaacgaactcgctcagaggaccaaggcttaTTTTTATGATCAGAACCTATCCCTGCCCTCATCAAACCGCCACTCCAGAGTCAATGTAAGGATGGATGGAAGGAtaggatggatattatgagcgtcccctttggaacagggaggtgggttgcgccaccatgctcttgctaatatactgcctaatatcctacctaggttaaccaatgagaaaagaaaaaaaaacgctataaactaccacgcccaaattttctgatcccctattgcgcactgtgcttttgtacgtctccgtcttttgtcgcttccctacttttcttccaccaatcctccggtcgcctcttactaatgtctgttgcggacatgtttgctttaccactgctccctctgaacccaagggcttaaagggcccctgaaacggttcggacaaatcttgtagacgcgtagggtacagcttatgtagaacattcgcaccacaatttaagtgaagcgttacgtattagtGGAGCTActagcgattagaagttaccctcctccatagccatgatTTTCCTCCTcgactcgttcgccgagcgagcggggctaagctgcGCCTTCAATGGTTCGGCGTCacaatgcgacgtcacatcgtccacttccggttgttttggagcccgccccagcccgcgcgagacctctccgctaggcgcttggccgtcgaccccaagcgagagctatcgaagcagcgtgcgttgcgagcattctgtcgcattCTGTCGAGCATTCATTTCCCGTCCTGCCCGTCGATTGCTGAATCGGCTCAGGTTTTGGCAGCCTGCCCAAGGTCGATTTAAATacgtcgcgaagcttcgggcgaaaagcggttcagtacagattgtcaccgacatcagcatggggtttatgggagcagcgattgaagcgcgactatgtttggacggaacaaacattgggaaagaaaaacgcgtttttttattcaaacgagacacagttagattcattcaacgaaaataaaattcctagtcaattttatatattcgtgatgagttaagaaaatacgtttaattttattattattaataaatgcatttcttttcagcgcccatcgctacagggggcgttgacgccactatcactcgcagtgcaatgcacgtcttgaaattgGCAGacaggcgcactcgtatcacctgttgaaatacgcccccctcacaatttgtgctttcttgcttgtcgaagtttgaatttggtgacgcgggtagcttcattgcttcttaatctgttcagtcaaaagtagtgaggtacgaccgccagataattgtgtctttgttttcgtgcgactgcgctggccgacgggcttggcatccgacaataggatcagcacgctacacctaaagctttcgtcggcctccaaagaaagtatgttctgtgcagggatgcgatttcgacaaccgtacggctggcctttttctgcatcgctttccacgctgtaAGCTCGAAAcacccatcaagtcgaatggcgacGCATTtaaatatatagctccaaaagaagaacaacaaaacaaattccgcgccttcgaaaacaaaatgacgtcacttctgcttttaacggacatggcgtcacgttattttttcttccgccggaagtgttcccaccacatacagatggcgctaagccccatgaacccgCGATGGACCGCCATATTTTGAACTTATGGGCTcttatggaagcttcgctaccaggtatatttaccttggcctGCCCATAGCGGCAGTAATGCGCTTTGCAACGAGACAAGTTTCGGAGACTTGATAGGTCACCTTTTTCCCATCCCAGGCCATGCTGCTTTTGGCGCGCGTTTTGAACTCGTCACCGATAAAGAAAATATTGGTTGCACTCTCAGGGAACTGACGTTTCCTAGTGCAATCACTGGATCGACGTCTATCCAAAGGAGCAATAAAGACTAGAAAAACATTTTCAGCCAGCACCACTCCAAAGGGATCCTGAACCAACCCAGTCCTTCGATAGCATACGCtgatgtgaacatctcagccaaattttgcagtcgtgcactGCGCGTGGAGTTTGCAAATGGAGCgccaagtcacctttctctcaaacgttcTCATATGAACACAAGCCTgctcttttctggacgctttatttcgtgaTATAGCGCGTTCCCACATGCGACTGCTATTCGCCCATAGCTGAcatcatagagtttctcgctaTAACACCTAGAGAGAAATATGGCGCTACCGTCTATGGGCGgttcctaaggggcgctgtgccgtcatgagAATGacagtatatgtgtctgcgaggctggTGTTGGCTCGTGTTGTAAGAGTCTTCGTCTAAAATgtagatatggctacacaaataccgctttcttaaagtaaaatctttataaaatatttccattcacgcatattacatcttgcactgaagtttactcacctacaatgcataaccaagtgaagaaaaaaaaagaacagacgacaaactcttccaaagcgagcgcgaatcttgtcgtctggcGTCCCACTTTAGGGGCCCGCGGATACTTTTACGTTCGATATAATtttacatgcaataacaagttttcatagttaaacaaaacaggtttttgcgtaataataaggCTAAAACAGCTTTTTGGATGCTgatttagtagaaaatgaatcattgtgacagagggaacggtgcttgccaggcgcgTTTTCGAGGTTtgaggtgtcctgtctctccgaggaCGATGCCAagccgaagtcacaatataccggcattcccatccACATGACAGAGCAGCCGCGCCAAATTTCCCTCTATAGTACTACagaatatagtgagaaactctgagGCTGACATCAATAAAGAAGAGTATTTGGATCAACGCGCTTTTTCATACTGCTATCGTATATATTTATTGACGCACTTTATAAAcaagctgaagtaagcgaaaatcggTTGCTTTCGAATTTCTATAAGAATTACGTACTTcaggaagaagccgactatcgtctcCTCACGATCGGCCGTGGCCGCCCGCATAGGAAATAAACCTGTGGCCACCCTGCTTATATCGATGTCGTAGTCATCGGGTCTCGCTAATTGCGACTATTTTTTAACAGCCCTCCAGCTTCGAACTAcccgaaacttaaggtcagaccagaAGCATGCTTGACAGTGCGCGCTCATTCCTTGCCGCGCCTGGTTAGACGCCTTTGCAGACTTCACTTCGTATAGAACTAATAATAGCACTTCAagatgcgcaagttggatgtggcaattatccgtcggtcaagctggtgcaggacaaagccgatCCCGATCCCGTATGGACACGAGCGAGCGCTCAAGCTACAGCACTACAGTTGAATCTTCGAGCAAAGCTGTGGTCTTCTACGTAGCGTAAATACCGCGGACGCCACGGCATGAGACTATTCAGGCACATTACCTCTGGCACCTCGCGGGCGCCAAAACCGGAAGTAGTGGCGCCTATGCAaacatccaaaattaaatttgaactgtgcgcGACGCTGATGCTCAGAAGGCAGAGCGTTGTGGACCCGCCCCACtccaccgtagccttcgcagtgcaatacattgaagaaggagcgggagcacTGCGCAGGGGACGTTTGAATGGCAATAACTTTGTTTCTGCTGAACGAAGTGAATTACATTTttcggcaaagtatttctgaaatagtctactTTAACTTCGAATGCgtttctcgacttcgataaatGTGGTCCAGGGCCAATACGCGCAAGAAAGAAGTTTATGTTCTATCTAAATGTGAAAGCGCATCGAGAACAAGCATTAACGGAATTTAACAATAGTTTGCGGCAAGTTTTTCAGCCATAGGGGTGAAACAGCAGGCAGAAATCTAAGTGGGCTTCACCCTAAGGCCCCTAAGGATTCATTGAGTTATTTTTATAGAACCCCTCCTCATATGCGACACATAGGTGTACATTTaatttgctttacatcacatgAGTGACACCACTGCAGCGGGACATCTTGCGTCGGTCTCTCTCATCTCAccgggcccctcaccaggtctggccattttgagctgacaagcgcagagcataaaATTCGCGCTAACGGTCGTCTTTGcgaagaattacatcgctacgcgccgcggaatgGTCCGAAGTTTCAATCCGGACGCCGTTTTCCTTTTCTCTCGCGGCGAGCGCGCtgcaagccggacggtgacgtactcgtgtccctgTGGCTACGTGACGTCGCTTGCcttgacacgtgacttcgagaaatattcaaggcaacatctgttacttgtgtgatctgttgcttgaattgacgaattgaagtttagagaaataatgaagtaCACGAACGGGAAGTCTCcatgctttttttgttttacttcgcaccaaagcaaTAGCGATGTACTTCCGCTCCGTCTGCCTGTTCctacggtcgtgcagtcacgtgcgcaggtaccgaaactatgccattttctataGTGTTCTAGCACGTGATCACGCTCTGTGATCAACTCGTTCTGCATCAGCATTcgcgtagcactgaattataccgctagtcatgtgtcctcgTGCAAagcacgcaaaatcgtgcgctgcgcgaaacgagaattcacaacagctcgcgcgcaacgccgtCAGCAGATGTGCgcagcgccgcaaaaaaaaagaaaaaaagaaaaaaaagaaaaaaagaaagaaatcaagaaataaagaaaggaaaaaaaaagcaaatcgaGCAGAAAAAAGATGATGGTGGGGCCCGTGACCTATGCGTCACGCAattctcgaggtccggtatgggagaacgcaggaaaggaatttcgcttgcgaagttTTCACGGGGCAAGTGGAGTGAGTGTCTCGCTTGGTGGTGGAGTTCCCCtgttgaaatcatgggttcgagacactgaaatatttctatctcggctattaatgagccgatttgaaaggAAAATTTGCGGCAGGACACGCAACAAGTTCCAGCGTTTAACTAAagtttgctatggggcctggcgaGAGGCCCTTTAAAGGAAAGCGAGTCGCGTGACAAACTTCCTCGTCCTGCATTCCTACTCTAAGCCAACAAATGGCGTTTACTGCCTGACGCAAAGTGTTTGTCGAATACGTTTAGCCATAAACTTCACACCCAATACAAAAACTGAGCTAGAAATTTCCTGTGAAACCATTGAAAATCATTGTACCCATTCGCATTATGCTTCAAGTACATACTAGGGTGAATAAAAAACTATTTGCCCATATTTGTTATTAGCTAAAATATCGTACACACAGGTCATTGCAAATATGCGTACTAATAAATGCACCTTACAATATTTTTTCACATAgttccccacaccggttcagacatttgtcccgtcgcagcactaaattcgagatgcccctgtcgtcagtcagtggcgcacgcggcctccccgaactttcattgtcatgcaagtcttctcGGCCCTAACTCACAacgccaccacctcacacttctcaaagcgagacagtTTTCCCTATCCGTGAGTTGCACTGCCCTGTGGATCCTTGCTTCATAGAAAACAAATCACACTTCGCTGCTCGTACGCCGTGCAGGTGTGAAGTACAGCCGCCATCtacaacaactgacagcagcgccgcgcCACGGAGCAGccagcagataaggccgggccggttcAAGAAAGGTCCCCAGCtgagaatggatatgttgacttcgcatttacagccgtagtTTGGCTAAAAACAAATGATAGGGTGGCAGGGGAGggggcaaggactttctgattcaccctcgtatATCAAATTTGTTTAGATGCGATAACGAATGCTGTTTACAGACCTATGATATCCGTTTTTGTTACGGAGTTTTGATTTTGAAAACTTGGTACTTCTagtaaggtgaaagccttaagaGGCTTATGGGTCGAAAGATACATTCTTCATCGTAATCGAAAAAGTGACCGTGGGGCATCGGCACGAAAACTCAATgccaccaaaattgatggtgccattCACGACCACTGGCGTGATCCGAACCCACTAACTTTAGTGTTAATTAAGGCCAAGGTAACTAAGGCAATCGCTCCATGGTCTTTAGTTGGAGTTGaacctttggtgggaccaaaattcaatggcactaAAATTGATGTTGCCACTATTGGTGGTCGTACCGACGACCATTGGTAGGGGTCGAACCAGCGActtttggtgttaaggcgaagtaaGGCacaattagggcactcgaacccatgacctttggtggcagaaaacataTAATAGTAAGTAACAACGCATTAgtatgagaatgtcaagtaatttaatgaatgtcttgtGAGCGCgccggctttcgccttcatcctctttagcgtatgctagattgactcaatttttttctttattccagGCCCTAAATCAACCTTTGCTTCCTAGATTCATTAGAATTTACCTTTTTTCTCTCAAGTGGAACAAATCTCCTTCAGATCTGCCCAGGCTTCATCTCATATAGGCATTTCTacattttacatgtatctgaacaAGTGGCATCGGAGTCtgcctcgagagagagagagagagagaaaacttttattgtcaagttttagtggagctttctttcccagcggtgtgggctagcgtggcgtctgctttgccgcgacgctatcagcccattccgacAACCATATCTGGTCTTGCGGTTTGgaagttttcgtttttttctcccactcgtcatgtgagggagctcgcctaaagagttctctcgggggagggttcttttgTCATCGccacaagatgtgatcttggtccgcaaagggacagctacaatgtttgcagtatggtggatattcaccaccggtcattgcagctagcctttttggactaagtacagatgtagtctgtactctcctgaggttagtggcctgtattcttgtcagtgtctcgtgcggggatggatatattcgcctggattcgcggtaataaacggtcatttcgttgtaggtgtggataccttcatgtcagtcaaccccgtcgggcaagcccacctaacggttactagctgctcgggcggctaggtgggcggcctcattgccaggtttgcccgcatgagcgggtacccacaccaacttaaattgattgaggtttttgttcattattctgaatgctcgaggggaaatgaaacttgaggtgtagttacgaatcgctgttttcgagtcggatatAATAATTCTCGTGCCCGGAATGGAGGTGCCCATGGCGATGGCAGCCTCTTCCGCCTCCACGATGGAAGATGTGTTTACCGTCGCACAGCTGATGGTGTGCCCGTCGCCATTAGTCTGCCTCGATCTAAAGTGCTTCGAACGTAGCTTCCGTTTGTTACGTCCCTTCGTTGTTAGTATTCTTAGTGGGATCTATAGTGTGTTCCAATTATGACCAGCATCGGGGACAGTCTACGTAGGCAGCTAAGGAGACAGCTGAGAAAGCTTTGAGGCCATTTAATCGAACAAGTTTCTAGCCGTATGGAAGACGCACGGAAGACGCTTCAGCGACGCGACGTCACCTCGCGGCGACAAGAACAAGTTAAGAAAAACATCCAATATTTCTGAATTTTAAGTATTTGCGCTTGCAAACCAACGAAAAACGCGATGTAGCTGacaataaagggacactaaaagttactatgaagtcaaattaaagtgataaagcaatgctgtagaacgtctaaggtgtcaatataattgcaaacagagctttagtaaccgagaaattgaggtaaatgcacgacacgatttgagaccccccccccccccccgcgacattccggtactagagCGATGACGGAGGcgctcctcatcataatttatgtcactagtactcaactactcgtaataaaaagataatttcattaggttattAGTCGGGGAAagatgctacttgtctacttctgttcaaTTCTAAGAATAACATTTTGACGGTACTCTTCaatagtatgggtggtcgaaaggtttcgttttcgctcgactctgcacgctgttagatacggggccgttccctgagcctacttcgacttccccagaccacatcgaattgcACCACAGCTAATTAGGGAGCGCAaaaacacggatgccacattcctgaggcacgacacgtgcaaacaagttggcggaccccacttcgtgtgcagccggtggagctattcactgcttgactcttcccgaaagtgaggGGAAGGGACTCTTCCATCCTGGCACTGTTGCGCGTAAAGTGGGTCCCGAGGCAAGAGAGCTGTGTTGCAGCGgaaaggcctggcagcgtcgccccctgccctctttgaagagggcatttgcaagccagcgagacAATACCGCAGGGAGAggaaagccctcggacaattggggcccaagcgtcgtCCCCGTCCGCCCATCGTGACGACGCATTGCAAgccagcaaggcaagaccgcagggagaagtaaaccctcggacaaacacccgagcagtgactctcttcgccgggtgtgactccatcgcacgggcgcctaccattggctgaaaatggcgtcacctgagcgggctctcccattggccgaacgtgacgtgtcatccagacaccgaagggcttaaaagacgaaGACCGGGAGCGTTCTTACAGGATACCTAGAGCATTccctctcgaacttcttgcgacgggccgcagcgtccgagttgctgccggcccgtaatg encodes:
- the LOC135905326 gene encoding high-affinity choline transporter 1-like isoform X2, yielding MAINVPGLVAIVFFYLIILVVGIWAGRKNDAPRRSTLSMSMGEQSNIMLAGRNIGLFIGVFTMTATWVGGGYINGTAEVVYLSGLAWCQAPFGYAISLLIGATVEVIMDFERTESVVASACIALFYTFTGGLYSVAYTDVIQLLAIFFGLWLSVPFAMFHEAVGPISYPRNDFVGSVEWKDFGTYWDNMLLLMMGGVPWQVYFQRVLSSRTAEGAELLSYMAAFGCLFMAIPPVIIGAVAKAANFTQVGYTKAVPLTGDATSLTLPLVLQYLTPGFVSAMGLGAVSAAVMSSSDSSILSAASMFAWNIYKLGIRQNATEKEVIYVMRVSIVLVGALATFMALTAESIYSLWYLSSDLVYVILFPQLVCVVYLKDHVNTYGSFAAYVVGCFLRAGGGERILKIPPFIKYPFYDYEQGEQRFPFRTLSMVISFLTLVAVSGITSWLFTGGRVPLDWDVFNCFQPDAKVLDKVPLVEGADLKAPAAVGPPPAAPEPVLTPATAETSAIPGSSASASTTPRDAAGITPHSTSEYKLSPVEKIPSRISQHSAEMTLKSPGTPAKGDVSKDASETSASKRKKHGRSSQESSKLAQSDTPQTPQP